Proteins encoded together in one Cicer arietinum cultivar CDC Frontier isolate Library 1 chromosome 4, Cicar.CDCFrontier_v2.0, whole genome shotgun sequence window:
- the LOC101497188 gene encoding uncharacterized protein, which produces MKFLECAPLDRLNDFLSNLNLGERTIKGCLEAYSCKHSGADKKLSISLGNEILDYLGKSSDNDSPSPDESLLIRTSRKTLVYLVLALYHMYPDYDFSAVKAHQFFTEESWDSFKQIFDACMFEASKEWVETFGGDSLLDALFKALDEVVTLADCEIYGYLPDSEADPLPERGAIWSFNFLFYNRKLKRIVTFRLSCFSNLIGDGFSFDEMLDEYDEEIFADMDI; this is translated from the exons ATGAAGTTCCTAGAATGTGCTCCTCTGGACAG GCTTAACGATTTCTTGAGTAATTTGAATCTTGGAGAACGTACTATCAAAGGGTGCCTTGAAGCTTATAGTT GTAAACATTCTGGAGCGGATAAAAAACTCTCTATCAGTTTGGGTAATGAG ATTCTTGATTATCTTGGAAAGTCATCAGACAACGACTCTCCCTCACCGGATGAATCCTTATTAATCAGAACCAG CCGGAAGACATTGGTTTACTTGGTTCTTGCTCTCTATCACATGTATCCAGATTATGACTTCAG TGCAGTTAAAGCTCACCAGTTTTTCACAGAGGAATCATGGGACAGTTTTAAGCAAATTTTTGATGCTTGCATGTTTGAAGCCTCAAAG GAATGGGTTGAAACCTTTGGGGGTGATTCTTTGCTTGATGCCTTGTTTAAGGCCCTTGATGAG GTGGTAACGTTAGCTGATTGTGAAATTTATGGTTACTTACCTGATTCTGAGGCAGACCCGTTACCAGAGAGAGGAGCCAT TTGGTCCTTTAATTTCTTGTTTTACAATAGAAAGCTTAAGCGGATTGTGACTTTTCGTTTAAGCTGTTTTAG TAACTTGATTGGTGATGGATTTTCGTTTGACGAGATGCTCGATGAGTACGATGAAGAAATATTTGCTGACATGGATATATGA